One genomic window of Cannabis sativa cultivar Pink pepper isolate KNU-18-1 chromosome 2, ASM2916894v1, whole genome shotgun sequence includes the following:
- the LOC115721282 gene encoding piezo-type mechanosensitive ion channel homolog isoform X2, whose protein sequence is MGRFLSGFLLPMLLLFAALLSWSLISLADLLAFLFVQYAAPKIGSRYLRKPLVTWCAIIFSLLVILSQAIFHIVLAIKGDQWSVVDTCWARLIGFLHVQSWISPSIVYFVVIQVLVACVALCEIHGSMSGLDPWRNSYFRGLDTSAVLIGSHVRVLCCLLLPGLQLIVGISHPSWISLPFFICSAIGLVDWSLTSNFLGLFRWWRHLLLYAGFNIILLYAYQLPIEYSEKLLWFADFIGLFRISANSAWSEICSVVSLFLFYIILSWIRCDLEEMDFIVSTGENNLTEQLLPKRHSFFIRKSRSGVRHTNVFLQRAVFRTFSINFFTYGFPITLLALTFWSFHFASLCAFGLLAYVGYVLYAFPPMLHLHRLNGSLLVFILFWGASTYVFNVAFTFFNKELDKDMVIWETIGLWHYSTPGLYLLAQFGLGVLVAMGNLVNNSVISYLSDEEGPSTIESSNVEGKEETIVFIVATIAWGLRKTSRVIVLALLLLMSTKSGMIHVVYMIFFMIHLLRDTVGKKLRISLILLCQAHFSLLYILELHVVSKTFNQKFSSFMDILSDLGLLNQTSGEFLPMALLACFCSIHNHGFDMVFSFSAIVQRAPYPPVGFSILRAGLIKSVLLSLSSSREYHRINSSNERKITSYLSAMGQKCLSAYRSWGTYIALSTILFTVYLVIPNYTSFGHLFFLLLWLIGRQILGKTRWQLWFPLKVYAVVVLVLIYSMSVFTGFQIWLSSIVDLDSAFGYKNKASTIENIWESLAILVVMQLYSYERSHNKNFLENDFDGPEMKALSFIKRLLIWHSEKILYLASFYASVSPVSAFGLVYLLGLVISSVLPKTSRTPSILLLLYSGFLAMVEYLYQMWGNQAEMFPGQKHSYLSLFLGLQLYKPGFLGIESGLRNKVLVIAACVLRYNVFHWMKIIPHDNGNRGKWDEPCTLFAFTEATKNETESKLTSHTWSSLNSSLFQGPNVVPPEKRSSDGMNNAYLYNYFWESSKESRKWNRRRILSLRKDRLDMQKTSLRIHMKFWIENMFNLFGLEMNMIVLLLASFAVLNAISLLYIASLAACVLLHRRIIKRLWPVFVFLCASIVIIEYLVLWQNLSVGKQPAAQVPCHDCWRSFEVYYSFCQKCWLGTIADDPRILISYYVVFMFSCFKLRSDHLSIPYGSQIYREMIFNCYKASVLSDLSFETKGLWTYLDFLRLYGYCHLLDLVLVLILITGTLEYDVLHLGYLGFALVFFRMRLEILKKKNKIFRFLRMYNFGLIVISLAYQSPFIGSATEGKCDTTDYISQVIGFYKYDYGFRITSRSALVEIVIFMLVSLQSYMFSSKEFDYVSKYLEAEQIGAIVHEQEKRAAWKKEHLQHICKSQEQKCLRNLQVEKMKSEMLNLKIQLDSMTISGNCGNNSPGSESVQRIKSSMRSHSVNGIWGSGENELKREDLSLSSDALSNFDTIESPTSEGAESLLAESSKDMIDNLHEMPQLKFKATDLYSLVDSEGRGREKLKTRGNPIISTVHLIGDGVSLVKSLGNSAVHNLINFLNIEHKGQDSDEHSSEDEVYYETETENICNEQAEQTAHVVRSSSDKIMSDATYSQIGIILRYMWSQMRSNNDVVCYCCFIIVFLWNFSMLSMVYLMALFLYALCTNTGPSHIFWVVMLIYTEFCILLQYLYQIIIQHCGFTINVSLLQEFGFPADKIVSSFVTSNWPLFLVYLFTLLQTTITTKDNDWGNMVTEFSFSKRKNHLQQDHVKRYNCPQRIQRLFLAVRDVSRQFVRKLHRYWKSLTEEAETPPYFVQLSLEVTLWPADNIQPEKIESGINRLLKILHDQRCKEKHVNRFHSPSRVRVQSIESSQENVDVALIVLEVVHASPSLESSPTPAEWYTSLTPAADVANEILKAQHDGILDWIRFPYPILSVIGGGKREVDLYAYTFCADLAVFFLVAIFYNSVIKNNTEFLEVYQLEDQFPKEFVFILMAIFFLIVLDRIIYLRSFATGKVIFYLSNIVLFTYSITRYAWNMEPSHQYAGRLALRAVYLTKAISLALQAIQIRFGMPNKSTLYRQFLTSSISQINFIGFRGYRALPFLYELRCVLDWSCTTTSLTMYDWLKLEDIHGSLFLVKCDVELNRASHQQGQRQSKMTKFCNGICLFLVLICVIWAPMLMYSSGNPTNIANPIKDASVQIEIKTISGRLTLFETTLCEKISWSKLDTNTKLDTHNYLSTYNEQDIQLICCQADASSLWLVPPVVQARYMNSLQRSMDIVFSWKFTRDRPKGKEIVKYELTVQDQDLPKSSEVREVLNGTANSFTIRNLYPRYFRVTGSGEVRFLENAVDLVSGELFLNRGNPEWWSFHDIDVSNIGGCGDLAGPLAIVVSEETPQLHAWSWKNEVLDK, encoded by the exons ATGGGTAGATTTCTCAGTGGGTTCCTATTGCCTATGCTGCTTTTGTTTG CGGCTTTACTAAGTTGGAGTTTGATATCTCTTGCTGATTTGCTAGCCTTTCTCTTCGTTCAATATGCTGCTCCGAAAATTG GTTCTCGATATTTGAGGAAACCTTTGGTAACATGGTGTGCTATCATATTTTCCTTGTTGGTTATTCTTTCACAAGCAATATTTCATATTGTTTTGGCTATTAAGGGGGATCAGTGGAGTGTAGTTGACACTTGCTGGGCCAGATTAATTGGATTTTTACA TGTGCAATCTTGGATATCTCCATCTATCGTCTATTTTGTGGTTATCCAAGTACTCGTTGCTTGTGTTGCTCTATGTGAAATCCATGGGAGTATGTCTGGTTTGGATCCATGGAGAAACTCTTATTTCAGGGGCCTTGACACTTCTGCTGTACTTATAG GTTCCCATGTCAGGGTTTTATGCTGCTTATTGTTGCCTGGATTACAATTAATTGTGGGTATCAGTCACCCTTCTTGGATATCTTTACCATTTTTCATATGTAGTGCTATTGGTCTTGTCGACTGGTCTCTAACGAGCAATTTTCTCGGCCTCTTCCG GTGGTGGAGGCATCTTCTGTTGTATGCAGGCTTCAACATCATCTTGTTGTATGCTTACCAACTTCCAATTGAATATTCAGAGAAACTTTTATGGTTTGCTGATTTCATTGGTCTATTTAGAATATCTGCAAACTCGGCCTGGTCGGAAATTTGTTCTGTTGTGTCTCTTTTCCTTTTCTATATTATA CTATCCTGGATTAGATGTGACCTAGAAGAAATGGATTTCATTGTATCCACTGGGGAAAACAACTTGACCGAGCAGCTTCTTCCTAAAAGGCATTCGTTTTTTATTCGCAAGTCAAG ATCAGGAGTGAGGCATACTAATGTATTTTTGCAGAGAGCTGTCTTTCGTACTTTTAGCATCAATTTTTTCACTTATGGCTTTCCG ATAACCTTGCTTGCTCTCACATTTTGGAGTTTCCATTTTGCAAGTTTATGTGCATTTGGATTACTTGCATATGTTGGCTACGTTCTGTATGCTTTTCCTCCAATGCTTCATTTGCACCGGCTGAATGGTTCACTTCTTGTTTTCATTCTTTTTTGGGGTGCTAGCACATATGTCTTTAATGTGGCATTTACATTTTTTAACAAGGAGTTGGACAAG GACATGGTGATTTGGGAAACCATAGGCTTATGGCATTACTCAACACCGGGGCTTTATTTACTGGCTCAATTTGGTCTCGGTGTCCTTGTTGCTATGGGAAATCTGGTTAACAATTCTGTTATCTCTTATTTGTCTGATGAAGAAGGACCATCTACAATTGAAAGTTCTAATGTAGAAG GGAAAGAAGAAACTATAGTTTTCATTGTTGCTACAATTGCATGGGGACTGCGTAAAACTTCTCGTGTTATAGTGTTAGCTCTACTACTTCTGATGTCAACAAAATCTGGCATGATACATGTTGTATACA TGATTTTCTTTATGATTCATCTACTACGAGATACCGTTGGTAAAAAGCTCCGCATTTCTTTAATTCTACTATGCCAGGCACATTTTTCTCTATTGTACATTCTTGAACTTCATGTAGTATCCAAGACCTTCAACCAGAAATTCTCATCTTTTATGGACATTCTCTCAGACTTGG GCCTTCTTAACCAAACTAGTGGCGAATTCCTACCAATGGCTTTGCTTGCATGCTTCTGTTCCATTCACAATCATGGGTTTGACATGGTTTTCTCATTCTCAGCAATTGTGCAACGTGCTCCCTACCCTCCAGTTGGGTTTAGCATTTTGAGAGCTGGTTTGATTAAATCAGTTCTTCTGTCTCTAAGTTCTTCTAGGGAGTATCATCGAATCAATTCTTCTAATG AGAGAAAGATAACATCTTATTTGAGTGCAATGGGACAAAAGTGTCTCTCAGCATATCGATCATGGGGAACCTACATTGCCCTTTCGACTATTCTTTTTACAGTATACCTTGTAATACCTAATTACACTTCATTTGGTCATCTATTCTTCCTCTTACTTTGGTTGATTGGAAGACAAATTTTGGGAAAAACAAGATGGCAGCTTTGGTTTCCTCTGAAAGTTTATGCAGTTGTAGTCCTTGTATTGATATATAGTATGAGTGTCTTCACTGGCTTTCAGATATGGTTGTCAAGTATAGTCGATCTTGATTCTGCATTTGGTTATAAAAATAAAGCTTCAACAATAGAAAATATTTGGGAATCACTAGCTATATTGGTTGTAATGCAACTATATAGCTATGAGAGGAGTCATAACAAGAACTTTTTAGAAAACGACTTTGATGGGCCTGAAATGAAAGCACTCTCGTTTATCAAACGTCTTCTGATATGGCACAGTGAGAAGATTCTTTATCTGGCCTCATTCTACGCATCAGTTTCTCCAGTGAGCGCATTTGGCTTAGTTTATCTTCTTGGTCTGGTCATAAGTTCAGTGTTACCAAAAACTTCTAGAACTCCTTCAATACTATTACTACTGTATTCAGGATTTTTAGCAATGGTTGAATATCTCTACCAGATGTGGGGTAACCAGGCTGAAATGTTCCCTGGTCAAAAGCACTCTTATCTGTCATTATTTTTGGGATTGCAGTTGTACAAGCCAGGATTCTTGGGTATAGAATCAGGCTTGCGGAACAAAGTTTTGGTAATCGCTGCATGTGTGCTCCGATACAATGTTTTTCATTGGATGAAAATAATTCCACATGACAATGGAAACAGAGGCAAATGGGATGAGCCTTGCACTTTGTTTGCCTTTACTGAAGCAACAAAAAATGAAACAGAAAGTAAACTAACAAGCCACACCTGGTCATCTTTAAACTCTTCCCTTTTTCAAGGGCCAAACGTTGTGCCTCCTGAAAAACGGTCTTCTGATGGTATGAACAACGCATACTTATACAACTATTTCTGGGAAAGTTCCAAAGAGAGTCGTAAGTGGAATAGAAGAAGGATTCTTTCTTTGAGAAAGGATAGGCTCGATATGCAGAAGACTAGTTTGAGAATACATATGAAGTTTTGGATTGAGAATATGTTCAATCTCTTTGGCCTTGAGATGAACATGATAGTACTACTTCTTGCCAGCTTTGCAGTGTTAAATGCAATCTCTTTGTTGTATATTGCTTCACTTGCTGCTTGTGTTCTTTTACATCGACGTATTATAAAGAGATTGTGGCCTGTTTTTGTGTTCCTGTGTGCTTCTATTGTCATCATTGAATACTTGGTTCTTTGGCAGAATTTATCTGTTGGGAAGCAGCCTGCTGCACAAGTGCCCTGCCATGACTGTTGGAGATCTTTCGAGGTGTATTACAGCTTCTGTCAAAAGTGCTGGCTAG GAACCATAGCTGATGATCCCAGAATTCTTATAAGCTATTATGTCGTGTTCATGTTCTCATGCTTCAAGCTTCGTTCTGACCATTTGTCTATTCCCTATGGATCCCAAATATACAgagaaatgatatttaattgctATAAAGCCTCTGTTTTAAGTGATCTCTCATTTGAAACAAAAGGTTTATGGACATATCTTGACTTTCTTAGGCTCTACGGTTATTGTCACTTACTTGATCTTGTTCTTGTTTTGATTTTGATCACTGGGACCCTCGAGTACGATGTCCTTCACCTTGGATATCTTGGTTTTGCACTTGTTTTTTTCCGAATGAGGCTTGagatattgaagaagaagaacaaaatCTTCAGGTTCTTAAGAATGTATAACTTTGGTCTAATTGTTATCTCTTTAGCTTATCAATCTCCCTTCATAGGGAGCGCCACTGAAGGGAAATGTGATACCACAGATTACATTAGTCAGGTGATTGGATTCTATAAATATGACTACGGTTTTCGAATCACTTCAAGATCTGCTCTTGTTGAAATTGTCATATTCATGTTAGTGTCACTTCAATCATACATGTTTTCATCCAAAGAGTTTGATTATGTATCGAAATACCTTGAGGCAGAGCAAATTGGCGCCATAGTGCATGAGCAGGAGAAGAGAGCTGCTTGGAAGAAAGAACATTTGCAGCATATATGTAAATCTCAAGAGCAAAAGTGCCTGAGAAATCTGCAAGTTGAAAAGATGAAGTCAGAGATGCTCAACCTTAAAATCCAGCTTGATAGCATGACTATTTCTGGGAATTGTGGTAACAATTCTCCAGGAAGTGAAAGTGTTCAAAGAATAAAATCCTCCATGCGTTCACATAGTGTGAATGGAATATGGGGAAGTGGAGAAAATGAGTTAAAGAGAGAAGACCTTAGTTTGAGCTCTGATGCTTTGTCAAATTTTGATACAATTGAATCTCCAACAAGTGAAGGAGCTGAAAGTTTGTTAGCAGAATCCTCAAAGGATATGATAGATAATCTTCATGAGATGCCTCAACTTAAGTTTAAGGCCACTGATTTGTATAGCCTTGTGGATTCAGAAGGAAGAGGTAGGGAAAAGTTGAAAACAAGGGGAAACCCCATAATTTCAACAGTTCATCTTATTGGTGATGGAGTTTCTCTAGTTAAGTCCCTTGGGAATTCGGCAGTCCAtaatcttattaatttcttaaacATAGAACACAAGGGACAAGATTCGGACGAGCATTCTTCTGAGGATGAGGTGTATTATGAAACAGAAACTGAGAACATATGTAATGAACAAGCAGAACAAACTGCTCATGTAGTGCGATCAAGTAGTGACAAGATCATGTCTGATGCTACATACTCCCAAATCGGTATCATTTTACGTTACATGTGGAGTCAGATGAGATCAAATAATGATGTTGTTTGTTACTGCTGCTTTATCATTGTGTTCTTATGGAATTTCAGTATGTTATCCATGGTATATCTCATGGCTCTCTTCTTGTATGCTCTTTGTACAAACACCGGTCCAAGTCATATATTTTGGGTTGTTATGCTTATTTATACTGAGTTCTGCATACTACTTCAGTATCTATATCAAATCATTATCCAGCATTGTGGGTTTACCATTAATGTAAGCTTACTCCAAGAATTTGGATTTCCGGCTGACAAAATTGTGTCGTCTTTCGTCACAAGCAACTGGCCCctttttttagtgtatttattcaCTCTTTTACAAACCACCATAACAACAAAAGATAACGATTGGGGAAACATGGTTACAGAATTCAGCTTCAGTAAGAGAAAAAACCATCTCCAACAAGATCATGTAAAGAGATACAATTGCCCTCAGAGAATACAAAGATTATTCCTAGCTGTAAGAGATGTCAGTAGACAGTTTGTCAGAAAGTTGCATAGGTACTGGAAATCACTTACAGAAGAAGCAGAAACTCCACCTTACTTTGTGCAGCTGTCTTTGGAAGTTACATTGTGGCCTGCTGATAATATCCAGCCAGAGAAAATTGAATCAGGAATTAATAGGTTGCTTAAGATTTTACATGATCAAAGATGCAAAGAAAAACATGTGAACCGCTTCCACTCACCAAGTCGTGTTCGAGTTCAAAGCATTGAAAGTAGCCAGGAAAATGTTGATGTAGCTTTGATTGTTTTGGAGGTTGTGCATGCCTCTCCTTCATTAGAATCCAGTCCAACACCAGCAGAGTGGTACACATCACTAACTCCAGCTGCTGATGTTGCTAATGAGATCTTAAAAGCTCAACATGATGGAATTCTTGATTGGATACGATTCCCATACCCAATACTCTCTGTGATTGGTGGTGGGAAAAGGGAAGTGGATTTATATGCTTACACATTCTGTGCCGATTTGGCTGTTTTCTTCTTAGTTGCCATTTTCTACAATTCTGTCATAAAGAACAACACTGAGTTTCTCGAAGTTTATCAGCTAGAAGACCAGTTCCCAAAAGAGTTTGTATTTATTTTGATG GCAATCTTTTTCTTAATTGTGCTTGATCGAATAATTTATCTTCGATCATTTGCCACTGGGAAAGTGATCTTCTATCTTTCCAACATTGTTCTCTTCACTTATTCTATCACAAGGTATGCTTGGAACATGGAGCCATCGCATCAATATGCTGGAAGATTAGCATTGCGTGCTGTATATCTAACAAAGGCCATTTCTTTGGCTCTTCAAGCCATACAAATTCGGTTTGGGATGCCAAACAAGAGCACTTTGTACAGACAGTTTTTGACGAGTAGTATTTcacaaattaattttattggttttcgAGGTTATCGCGCTCTTCCATTCCTCTATGAACTTCGATGTGTACTTGATTGGTCTTGCACAACTACATCTTTGACCATGTATGATTGGTTGAAA TTGGAGGACATACATGGAAGTTTGTTTCTTGTAAAGTGTGATGTGGAACTCAATAGAGCCAGCCATCAACAAGGGCAAAGGCAATCCAAAATGACAAAATTCTGCAATGGAATTTGCTTATTTTTGGTATTAATATGTGTTATATGGGCTCCTATGCTG ATGTACAGCAGTGGAAACCCCACAAACATAGCAAACCCCATTAAAGATGCCAGTGTGCAAATCGAAATAAAAACAATCAGTGGAAGGCTGACATTATTCGAAACTACTTTGTGTGAAAAGATATCTTGGAGCAAACTCGACACAAATACTAAGTTAGATACACATAATTATCTGAGTACATACAATGAGCAAGATATTCAATTGATATGCTGCCAAGCTGATGCAAGTTCCTTATGGCTTGTCCCTCCCGTTGTTCAGGCCAGATACATGAATTCTCTTCAGAGAAGCATGGACATTGTCTTCTCTTGGAAATTTACTAGGGACAGGCCAAAAGGAAAAGAAATAGTGAAATATGAACTAACTGTTCAAGATCAGGATCTTCCTAAATCATCAGAAGTAAGGGAAGTCTTAAATGGTACTGCCAATAGCTTCACAATACGTAACTTATATCCAAGATACTTCAGGGTCACTGGCTCAGGCGAAGTGAGATTTCTTGAAAATGCG GTTGATTTGGTCAGTGGAGAACTTTTTCTGAATAGGGGCAATCCAGAATGGTGGTCTTTCCATGACATAGATGTATCGAACATTGGTGGATGTGGAGATTTGGCAGGACCTTTGGCCATTGTTGTGTCTGAAGAAACACCAC AGTTACATGCGTGGTCATGGAAAAATGAGGTACTTGACAAGTGA